Below is a window of Deltaproteobacteria bacterium DNA.
AAGATCCCCATGCCCCTTCTCCCGGTGGTGCGAACAATGGTTTTCAGGTGAAATACTTGATCCTGGAAGGGCGTGGAAAAAGGCCCATTATCACTCCGGCTCATGAGTCAGTTATGGTTGAAATTTGGGGGCCGAGGATTAACGCTTTCGATCTTTTTCTCCTTGGAGGGAGGGTTCGAGCCGGGGCCGATGGCCCCTTTTCTGAGAGACCTTTGAAAAACGTTCAATTTTGTTCAAGGTCAAGGAAGGCGAAAATTTTAACCACAGGAATACATTGGAGTATTTCGAGGATTAAAATTTGAGCCTGACGCCGAGATTGGGCAAAAGGGGGCGTTTTGCAAAGGTCTCACAGAAGTGACCGGCGGAGGAACGCCGTGGTTTTCGCGGCTTATCAGTGGGGGAAGCCGCAGCTCACGCTCTAAGAGAGCGGGAGCCGGGGTTTCCCCCATCCCTAACCCCATGAAATAACGAAGACCTCCCAACAGGTCACTTCCGAAAAGATCCCCGTGCCCCTTTTCCGGTGGTGCGAACTTTGTTCAGTCAACAAATTCTCGTGAAAGCCTTGAATATAAATCCCCCCGGAAGCAGCGAAAATTCGGGCAAAAGGGGGCGCTTATCCAAGGTGTCATTTCAATTCAGCCCCCATCCATGCCTTCAACCGACCGACACCATCTTCTTCTGATGATCGTGTTCACCATTGAGCCGGTATAATACTTTTATGCTTTACTTCTCCAAATGAAAGTAGTAGGCTCTCGTATCTGCTTTTACTGATAACGGGTATTTTAAGGTGGCTTGGATTTATTCGAAGGATCTTCTTGAAAAACCACTCTCAAAACAAAAACTTTTCCGGTTCGGACATAATCCTCTAAACCCCTTTATTTTAGGGGCCTTTCAAAACGTTTCCGATTCCGCAACACTCAGGTGCGGCCTGAAATTTGGACAAAATTGCTACTTCTCGCAAAATGTTCTGACGTTTGAACAATATTGCTGTCTTTTGACGAATGACTCCCGGCTTGGACGATATTGCTACTTCTTGCCTTCCCTCATTTACTTGGACAAAATTGCTGCCTTGAAATCCAAACTCTTCATCTGCTTCAAAGTACTTGCCGCGGGTGGGACAGTGAAACTCAAAACAGGGGGCAAGCCATGAAAAAATATCTGGTCCTCTTGATGTTGCTCTTGCCCATGATCCTGAAAGCCTTCTCTCCCTCGGTCGCCGCTGAGCCTTGCGATCCTCCCGGGAGAGAACCGGAGTCAGGTTCCAAGGTCCCGGCATGCACTTACAGGATCGGTCCCGGGGACCTGATCGAGGTCTCCATCTGGAGAGACGAAAATTTGACCAGGGAAATCCTCGTCCCGCCGGACGGGGTCATCTCCTTCCCGCTGATAGAAGAGATCGAGGTAACGAGTCTTACAGTTCCGCAACTAAGGGAGAAAATCACCCGGAAAATCTGTGAATACATCCCGGATGCCACGGTGACCGTCATTCTCCTTAAGGCCAACAGCCTGATGGCTTATGTCATCGGAAAGGTGAACCAGCCCGGCCGGTATCCAATCACCCTCAACACCAACGTGATGCAGATCCTGGCCATGGCGGGCGGGCTGAATCCTTTCGCCGCCCCGAAGAAAATCCTCATCCTTCGGGTGGAAGGAGGAAAGACCCTAGCGTTGTCGTTCAATTACGACCAGGTGAAAAAAGGGGAAAACCTGGAACAAAACATCCTCCTCAAGAGGGGGGACGTCGTGGTGGTGCCTTGAATGGGATACAAGACCTTGGTTCTGCACTCTCCGGTCGGTCTCCTTTTGGAAAATCGAGGTGCCGGGAAACATCTCCAAAGGTCTTTGTCCCACGGCCAGCCAGAGAGTGGCGTCACGAATCAATCCGTCAAAAACCGAAGGACGGCAATCCATTCCGGTTGGGGATTCTTCTGTTTTTTTTGCTGACGGGATGTGTCATCTCCGCCCAGGCGGCGGAGACATCCCTGAACCCCTCAATCGAGATTCGAGGGGAATACGACGACAATATTGGTTTTTCCGGGACAGAACGGAAGGGAGACTTTCTGATTCACATACGCCCCGCCTTATCCCTGGATTACAGGAACGAGCGCTGGTCCGTGACGGGGCACGGGGCCGCCACGATCATCAGGCACCAGGAAGAAATCGGGAACGATAGCGAACAGCAGGATTACGGCCTTAGATGTCTTTACGATGCATCGGAGAGAGTGCGCCTGGAAGGGCACCTCGAATTTCTGACGGATGAGGCCCTCGAATCGGAACTCCATGAGACAGGTCTCCTCACGGTTCGTACCCGCAGGAGGCGACTTGGGGGAGGGGCGGGCCTGGGTCTTAAAATCAGCGAACGCACCGACCTGGGTCTCCATTTAGAGGGCGGCAAAACCCTTTACAGGGACCCAGGGCTGACTGGTTATGACACTTACAGCTTTTTCATGGTCGTGAATCGCTCTTTTTTGAATCAGCGGGGAGGCCTTACGGTGAAAACCGGCTACTCCGGTTACCGATCCCGGGCGAGCAAGATGGACGATTACGGACTTTATTTCGGCCTGAGCCGTTCACTGACAGAGACATGGCGCCTGAACTGCTCCCTGGGCCTTCGCCGCTCAATGATTGATTATCAAAGGCTGAGAATCGATTCCGCCGGAGACGCCCTTGCATCGCCTTTTCGGATCGTAACGGAAAGGGACAGCACCTGGTGGGGCATGGCGGATTTTTTCCTCACCAAGAAAGGCAGCACCTACTCGGCTGCAATGGGGTTCAATCGGGAGCAGGGATACTCTTCCAGGGGAGAACCCATCGAGCAGAACCGATTCTACGTCAACGGAATGAGGAGATTATCCCCTCGGTTCACAATCAATCTTTCAGGCACCGTATATCGAACCCGCTCCAAAGGCGGCTTTTCAGAGGTGAACGCCAGGCACCTGGGATTAGGGGCCTCAATGGAGTACCGGTTCAGCAGGAGACGCTCCCTGATGGCCGGGTACGACTATGACCGCCACCGGGAGGAGACCCTTTCCAACGGTCAGGTGCGTGAACGGAACCGCGTATGGATTTCCCTGATCTGCAGCTTCTAGCTTCTCCGGGAGTCGGTAGGTTTAAGGCCATACCCGGGTGCTTCGTGGACTCCCGGGAAAAGGGTGATTGCAATGAACGAAACCAATGATCTCGCTTTTCTTAAAGGTATCGTCCGACGAAGAAGACGGGCCTTTCTGGTATCCTTTTCGGCCGTCTTTCTGGTCGGGGCCGTCCTTGCCATTGCCCTTCCATCCATCTATGTGTCCCAATCCACCATACTGATAGAAAACCAGTTGATCCCGGATGATTACGTCAGGACCACGATCACCGGTTTCGTGGAAGAGCGGCTCCAGATGATCACCCAGCAGATCATGAGCCGATCCAGGCTCCTGGAGATCATCCACCGCTTCAACCTCTACCCGGAAATGAGGGATCGATACACCACCGAAGAGATCATCCAGAAAATGCGGGAGGATATCAAGCTCCGAACCATCAGCGCAGACGTAATCGACCGGCGCACCGGCAGACCCACTTCCGCCACCATCGCCTTCTCACTTTCCTACGAAGGGAAGGACCCGGCCAAGGTCCAGAAGGTCGCCAGCGTCCTGGCCTCCCTTTACCTGGAGCTGAACCTGAGATCCCGGGAGCAAAGGGCTTCCACCACCACGAAGTTCTTCGAGCAGGAACTTACGGAACTCCGAAAGCAGATGGATCGGTATCAGGATCGGATCAGCACTTTCAAGCGGGAACATATCGGGGAACTTCCCGAGTACAGCGAAATAAACCTGCAAGCCATCAGGAGGCTTGAGCAGGAATTGAGTCGGATCCAGATGCAGATCGGCACCCTCCAGGAAAGGCGTATCCTGCTGGAGGGGCAGCTTGCGAACGTCGATCCCCTGAAACCAATGGTGACGGAAGAAGGGAAGGCGGTCATGCACCCCCGGGAACGCCTGAAGTACTTGAGGCTCAAGCTCCTTTCCCTCAAGAGCCGCTTTTCGGAAAAGCATCCGGATATCAAGAAACTCCGCAATGAAATTCAAAAACTGGAGGCCGAGGTCGGAAAAGAAGGAGACGACGCCCTCGAACAGGCCAGACGACTGGATGAACTCACCGCCCGGTTGTCCTCCATGAAAGCAAAGTTGGGGCCTCGCCACCCTGACGTCATCAATCTTGAAAAGGAGATCCGGGCTTTCTCGGAGAATATGGCCCTGTTTCGCAAGGAGAGGGCACTAAAAATCCTGGCCGAGGAA
It encodes the following:
- a CDS encoding polysaccharide export protein — its product is MILKAFSPSVAAEPCDPPGREPESGSKVPACTYRIGPGDLIEVSIWRDENLTREILVPPDGVISFPLIEEIEVTSLTVPQLREKITRKICEYIPDATVTVILLKANSLMAYVIGKVNQPGRYPITLNTNVMQILAMAGGLNPFAAPKKILILRVEGGKTLALSFNYDQVKKGENLEQNILLKRGDVVVVP
- a CDS encoding lipopolysaccharide biosynthesis protein; this translates as MNETNDLAFLKGIVRRRRRAFLVSFSAVFLVGAVLAIALPSIYVSQSTILIENQLIPDDYVRTTITGFVEERLQMITQQIMSRSRLLEIIHRFNLYPEMRDRYTTEEIIQKMREDIKLRTISADVIDRRTGRPTSATIAFSLSYEGKDPAKVQKVASVLASLYLELNLRSREQRASTTTKFFEQELTELRKQMDRYQDRISTFKREHIGELPEYSEINLQAIRRLEQELSRIQMQIGTLQERRILLEGQLANVDPLKPMVTEEGKAVMHPRERLKYLRLKLLSLKSRFSEKHPDIKKLRNEIQKLEAEVGKEGDDALEQARRLDELTARLSSMKAKLGPRHPDVINLEKEIRAFSENMALFRKERALKILAEEKPDNPAYINLKTQIASTGLEIENLRREERRIEKQLATYRKRLEDTPLVEQEYNRLLRDHENAKRKYNELMNKLMEAKVAQGMEESQRGERFTIIDPAQLPERPYKPNRTAVALIAFVLALGAGAGTAALREALDPSVKSADHLAHLTGVPVLAVIDAIETPWEKRAKQRKRIAVFLAFMGMAVLGIYLFDRFVMPMDLFWIKLQRRLIKIGMSGFLG
- a CDS encoding outer membrane beta-barrel protein; amino-acid sequence: MLTGCVISAQAAETSLNPSIEIRGEYDDNIGFSGTERKGDFLIHIRPALSLDYRNERWSVTGHGAATIIRHQEEIGNDSEQQDYGLRCLYDASERVRLEGHLEFLTDEALESELHETGLLTVRTRRRRLGGGAGLGLKISERTDLGLHLEGGKTLYRDPGLTGYDTYSFFMVVNRSFLNQRGGLTVKTGYSGYRSRASKMDDYGLYFGLSRSLTETWRLNCSLGLRRSMIDYQRLRIDSAGDALASPFRIVTERDSTWWGMADFFLTKKGSTYSAAMGFNREQGYSSRGEPIEQNRFYVNGMRRLSPRFTINLSGTVYRTRSKGGFSEVNARHLGLGASMEYRFSRRRSLMAGYDYDRHREETLSNGQVRERNRVWISLICSF